In Carassius carassius chromosome 46, fCarCar2.1, whole genome shotgun sequence, the following proteins share a genomic window:
- the LOC132129058 gene encoding syntenin-1-like isoform X2 gives MVWPVTGADMGIRRAEIRPGIREVVICKDQEGKIGLRLRDIDNGVFVQLVQANSPAALGGLRFGDQILQINGQNVAGWSSDKAHKALKAAAEQRIELIVRDRPFQRTVTMHKDSSGHVGFIFKSGRITSLVKDGSAARNGLLTDHFICEINGQNVIGLKDTRIKDILTTSPTAMTITIMPKFIYEHMIKKMSGGLLKSSMDHSVPEV, from the exons ATGGTGTGGCCTGTGACCGGTGCTGACATGGGAATCAGGAGGGCAGAGATTCGCCCAGGTATTCGGGAGGTCGTCATCTGCAAAGACCAGGAAGGAAAGATTGGACTCCGACTCCGAGATATTGATAAT GGAGTGTTTGTCCAGCTGGTGCAGGCGAACTCTCCTGCGGCGTTGGGTGGCCTGCGTTTTGGAGATCAGATTCTGCAGATCAATGGGCAGAATGTTGCTGGCTGGAGCTCCGATAAAGCCCACAAAGCTCTGAAGGCAGCAGCCGAACAGCGCATCGAGCTCATTGTCCGTGACAG ACCATTCCAGCGCACAGTCACCATGCATAAGGACAGCTCTGGCCATGTGGGCTTCATCTTTAAATCCGGACGCATCACATCTCTAGTGAAGGATGGTTCTGCTGCCCGCAACGGTCTGCTCACCGATCACTTCATCTGTGAGATCAACGGCCAGAACGTCATTGGACTCAAG GACACTCGGATTAAGGACATTCTGACCACATCTCCCACTGCCATGACCATCACCATCATGCCCAAGTTCATCTATGAGCACATGATTAAGAA GATGTCCGGCGGCCTGCTGAAGTCATCAATGGATCACTCTGTGCCTGAGGTCTga
- the LOC132129058 gene encoding syntenin-1-like isoform X1, with protein MSLYPSLEDLKVDKVIRAQSQFAGATSSTPAITEGVYQPQPATQGMPSSTLYPNLEELGDYMGLSLNSDEIQRNLALVPVADSQVAVPSCVGGMVWPVTGADMGIRRAEIRPGIREVVICKDQEGKIGLRLRDIDNGVFVQLVQANSPAALGGLRFGDQILQINGQNVAGWSSDKAHKALKAAAEQRIELIVRDRPFQRTVTMHKDSSGHVGFIFKSGRITSLVKDGSAARNGLLTDHFICEINGQNVIGLKDTRIKDILTTSPTAMTITIMPKFIYEHMIKKMSGGLLKSSMDHSVPEV; from the exons ATGTCATTGTATCCGTCCCTAGAAGACCTTAAAGTGGACAAGGTCATCAGG GCTCAATCCCAGTTTGCCGGTGCCACCTCCAGCACCCCAGCCATCACTGAGGGGGTTTACCAGCCACAGCCTGCCACGCAGGGGATGCCAAGCTCAA ctCTGTATCCCAATCTGGAGGAGCTGGGAGACTATATGGGCCTCAGTCTGAACAGCGATGAGATTCAGAGAAACCTTGCGCTGGTCCCGGTGGCTGACAGT CAAGTGGCAGTGCCAAGTTGTGTGGGTGGCATGGTGTGGCCTGTGACCGGTGCTGACATGGGAATCAGGAGGGCAGAGATTCGCCCAGGTATTCGGGAGGTCGTCATCTGCAAAGACCAGGAAGGAAAGATTGGACTCCGACTCCGAGATATTGATAAT GGAGTGTTTGTCCAGCTGGTGCAGGCGAACTCTCCTGCGGCGTTGGGTGGCCTGCGTTTTGGAGATCAGATTCTGCAGATCAATGGGCAGAATGTTGCTGGCTGGAGCTCCGATAAAGCCCACAAAGCTCTGAAGGCAGCAGCCGAACAGCGCATCGAGCTCATTGTCCGTGACAG ACCATTCCAGCGCACAGTCACCATGCATAAGGACAGCTCTGGCCATGTGGGCTTCATCTTTAAATCCGGACGCATCACATCTCTAGTGAAGGATGGTTCTGCTGCCCGCAACGGTCTGCTCACCGATCACTTCATCTGTGAGATCAACGGCCAGAACGTCATTGGACTCAAG GACACTCGGATTAAGGACATTCTGACCACATCTCCCACTGCCATGACCATCACCATCATGCCCAAGTTCATCTATGAGCACATGATTAAGAA GATGTCCGGCGGCCTGCTGAAGTCATCAATGGATCACTCTGTGCCTGAGGTCTga